TCGGCAAGTTCATGGCCGAGAAGGACGCGAGCTTCGCGGTGGCGATGAAGGCTGTCGGCATCGCCAAGTAAGCGATGCGTATCCACGACAGCCTGATCGGCGGCGTCCTGCTGGTCCTGGCGCTCGCGGTGCTTTGGCACGTCCAGAGCTTTCCGCCGGCGGCGGGCCAGGACTTCGGGCCGGCGCTCTTCCCCGGCCTCGCCGCAGCCGGCCTTGGGTTGTGCGCGCTGGTGCTGACCTGGCAAGGCCTTCGCAGCGGGCAGCCCCTGCTCAGGCTCGGTGAAGGCATGCGCTCGCCGCGGCGACTGGCCGCCTTCGCGCTCGTCATTGGCGGCATGGCGTTCTACATCCTGCTGGCCGACCGGCTCGGCTTCCTGCTGTGCAGCCTGCTGGTGCTGACGCTGCTGCAATGGGCCTGCGGCGTGCGGCCGCCGGTCGCGTTCGGGGTGGCGGTGCTGGCCACGCTGGTGATCCACACCTGCTTCTACAAGCTGCTCAAGGTGCCGCTGCCCTGGGGCGTGCTGCAGCCTGTCGCCTGGTGAGGCACGGCTGATGGATCCGGTGCTCCTCGCCCTGCAGACGGTCGCCACGCCGACCGTGCTGATCGTCATGCTGCTGTCCGGGCTCTTCGGCATGTTCGTCGGCGCCGTCCCGGGGCTTACCGCGACCATGGCGACGGCCCTGCTCGTGCCCATCACCTTCTTCCTGCCGCCAGTGCCGGCGGTCGCGGCCATCGTCACTGCCACGGCGATGGCGATCTTCGCGGGCGACATCCCCGGCGCCCTGCTGCGCATCCCGGGCACACCCGCCTCGGCGGCCTACACCGACGAGTCCTACGCGATGACACGCAAGGGCCAGGGCGAGATGGCCCTGGGCATCGGCCTGGTGTTCTCCTGCATCGGCGGCCTGTTCGGCACCGCCGTGCTGATCCTGGCCGCCCCGGCGCTGGCCGAGGTGGCGATCAAGTTCAGCTCCTTCGAGTATTTCTGGCTGGTGCTGCTGGGGCT
Above is a window of Variovorax sp. RA8 DNA encoding:
- a CDS encoding tripartite tricarboxylate transporter TctB family protein — encoded protein: MRIHDSLIGGVLLVLALAVLWHVQSFPPAAGQDFGPALFPGLAAAGLGLCALVLTWQGLRSGQPLLRLGEGMRSPRRLAAFALVIGGMAFYILLADRLGFLLCSLLVLTLLQWACGVRPPVAFGVAVLATLVIHTCFYKLLKVPLPWGVLQPVAW